One part of the Treponema sp. OMZ 787 genome encodes these proteins:
- a CDS encoding pallilysin-related adhesin: protein MFKKIVYIIAALIILIVLSSLIYLKFIHSNKKEEEKIVTQTIIPIVSSQIDNQDKKNENDSPNTDTKIFLELLNDEAFVDAISDDLNEDGVEDQIIAVKKLLDPFLYLLISIQNPITQKWDRVEEIRTTITQPKSLTFYIMNLTEDPKSLIYSGMTSDNRQVLSIQTITKNDNGSVQLAQIADLHADMQIQIKEIETQTENTSNLSSYRVYTYNSDPSAPNTLNQIETEYTWNAKTKKYEEGLQKTIPGEKIEVQLLRKLQSGNMESFIDFLSGLWFQEEGNKETGRSVYFDKNDSHIIFNLDNVEEIYQIKTTLPRRYGLFFTTNNKSIPNIIRRVEIEIKGLDEIQVRVIEDVLRIKFGTASLWNGNYKKNTNLLLNNTAQRENNAEKTKKNLSKSSNQWKSINNTFLELSGNLYMFTRSEDIEKGYFNLLEINDKIIIQMKPEKGTNKFYMLELSEKKNVQRMVWRKIKLSINDATPTGDEPIIFEREM, encoded by the coding sequence ATGTTCAAAAAAATAGTGTATATTATTGCAGCTCTTATTATTTTGATTGTATTAAGCTCTTTAATTTATTTAAAGTTTATACATTCAAATAAAAAAGAGGAAGAAAAGATTGTAACGCAAACGATAATTCCCATAGTTTCTTCACAAATAGATAATCAAGATAAAAAAAACGAAAATGATTCTCCAAATACAGATACAAAAATATTTTTGGAACTATTAAATGACGAAGCCTTTGTTGATGCTATTTCGGATGATTTAAATGAAGACGGTGTAGAAGACCAAATTATTGCCGTAAAAAAACTATTAGATCCTTTTTTATATCTGCTTATTTCAATTCAAAACCCGATAACTCAAAAATGGGATAGGGTTGAAGAAATACGGACAACAATCACACAGCCTAAGTCTCTTACATTCTACATTATGAATTTGACTGAAGATCCTAAATCCCTTATTTATTCCGGAATGACATCGGACAATAGGCAGGTCTTATCAATCCAAACCATTACAAAAAATGATAACGGAAGTGTTCAGCTTGCTCAAATAGCCGATTTACATGCGGATATGCAGATTCAAATTAAGGAAATTGAAACTCAAACAGAAAACACATCAAACCTATCTTCATATAGGGTATACACTTACAACTCCGATCCTTCGGCACCGAATACTTTAAACCAAATTGAAACAGAATATACATGGAACGCTAAAACAAAAAAATATGAAGAAGGCCTACAAAAAACAATACCGGGCGAAAAAATAGAGGTTCAGCTTTTACGAAAACTTCAAAGCGGAAACATGGAATCCTTTATCGACTTTTTATCGGGATTGTGGTTCCAAGAGGAGGGAAATAAAGAAACCGGAAGAAGTGTTTATTTTGACAAAAACGACAGTCATATTATTTTTAACTTGGATAATGTTGAAGAAATATATCAAATAAAAACTACTCTTCCGCGAAGATACGGTTTATTTTTTACAACAAACAATAAATCAATTCCGAATATTATAAGACGAGTCGAAATAGAAATAAAAGGACTTGATGAAATACAGGTACGGGTAATAGAAGATGTTTTAAGAATTAAATTCGGAACAGCATCCCTTTGGAACGGAAACTACAAAAAAAACACCAATTTACTTTTAAATAATACAGCCCAAAGAGAAAATAATGCGGAAAAAACAAAAAAAAATTTATCTAAATCTTCAAATCAATGGAAATCGATAAACAATACCTTTTTAGAACTTTCAGGTAATTTATATATGTTTACCCGCTCTGAAGATATTGAAAAAGGTTATTTTAATCTTCTTGAAATCAATGACAAGATAATAATACAAATGAAGCCCGAAAAAGGTACAAATAAATTTTATATGCTTGAATTAAGTGAAAAGAAAAATGTACAGCGGATGGTTTGGAGAAAAATTAAGTTAAGCATAAATGATGCAACACCTACGGGAGATGAACCAATAATATTTGAAAGAGAAATGTAA
- a CDS encoding vWA domain-containing protein — protein MKIKKLIFIFLLLTGVLFNLNAGERTMPVDMIIMIDKSLSMQDPGKFDSLKQWVLDELIGEIIINGDWISLYQFYESPEHLVSIDVKGKEDTDKIIQTVSKIRPNGRFTDVGKALDKIQEAITERGENGRYKVLFMLTDLEQDAPLTSKYRGKQKKFSSPYLVESRIIKHDNWYEITVDMGLQERVVKNSKALFSDLLNNDGKERLRSDENTVLIKKDNP, from the coding sequence ATGAAAATTAAAAAGCTTATTTTTATATTTTTACTTTTAACGGGAGTTTTATTTAACTTAAATGCAGGTGAAAGAACGATGCCTGTCGATATGATTATTATGATTGATAAGTCCTTATCTATGCAGGATCCCGGAAAATTTGACAGTCTTAAACAGTGGGTTCTTGATGAACTTATAGGAGAAATTATTATCAATGGAGATTGGATAAGCCTCTATCAGTTTTATGAAAGTCCGGAACATTTGGTTTCGATTGATGTAAAAGGCAAGGAAGATACAGACAAGATTATACAAACGGTAAGTAAAATTCGTCCTAACGGAAGATTTACTGATGTAGGAAAAGCTCTTGATAAAATACAGGAAGCAATAACCGAAAGAGGCGAAAACGGAAGGTATAAGGTTCTTTTTATGCTCACCGATCTTGAACAAGATGCTCCTTTAACTTCAAAATACCGCGGTAAACAAAAAAAGTTTTCAAGCCCCTATTTAGTGGAATCAAGAATTATCAAGCACGACAACTGGTATGAAATTACTGTTGATATGGGACTTCAAGAAAGAGTAGTTAAAAACAGCAAGGCTCTTTTTTCCGATTTATTAAACAATGACGGCAAAGAAAGACTCCGTTCAGATGAAAACACAGTCTTAATAAAAAAAGATAATCCGTAA
- a CDS encoding TIGR00266 family protein yields MEYKIVGESFPAVICKLRAGETMVSQSGGMAWMSPNINMATSAGGLGKVLGRMFSGESLFLNKYTADSEGEISFASRFPGTIRAFEINSNSSLIVQKSAFLASTEGVELSIHFQKKLGAGFFGGEGFIMQRLSGNGTAFIEIDGSAVEYTLAPGQSMILDTGYLAAMEDTCSMEIQMIKGVKNMLFGGEGLFNTKVTGPGKIIIQTMPIYAVAQILSPFFAGTKS; encoded by the coding sequence ATGGAATATAAAATAGTAGGAGAATCTTTTCCGGCTGTAATATGTAAACTTAGAGCCGGTGAAACAATGGTAAGTCAGTCCGGCGGAATGGCTTGGATGAGTCCTAATATAAATATGGCAACATCTGCAGGCGGTTTAGGAAAGGTCTTGGGAAGAATGTTTTCCGGTGAGAGCTTATTTTTAAATAAGTATACGGCAGATTCTGAAGGCGAAATTTCTTTTGCATCAAGGTTTCCCGGTACAATTAGAGCTTTTGAGATAAACTCAAACTCTTCTTTAATTGTTCAAAAATCAGCCTTTTTGGCTTCGACGGAAGGAGTCGAGCTTTCAATTCATTTTCAAAAAAAATTAGGAGCAGGATTTTTCGGCGGAGAAGGTTTTATTATGCAAAGGCTTTCAGGAAATGGAACTGCATTTATCGAGATTGACGGATCCGCAGTGGAGTATACATTAGCTCCCGGACAGTCTATGATTCTGGATACAGGCTATCTTGCAGCTATGGAAGATACCTGTTCTATGGAGATACAGATGATAAAGGGAGTTAAAAATATGCTTTTCGGCGGAGAAGGCTTGTTTAATACCAAGGTTACAGGCCCGGGAAAAATCATTATTCAGACCATGCCGATCTATGCCGTTGCACAAATTTTAAGTCCTTTCTTTGCAGGAACAAAGTCCTAA
- a CDS encoding putative PEP-binding protein gives MKIANNIHFFNSKETVGKKVDKNLLGIRGRQANEFAELKLPILPGIIIDASVVQDIGDANIYSEIAPYLSKFGAEVKKTYGDDESPMLLKLVISPNMLITSYPTLHNFGLTKDTVIGFQENVGEDFAANEVLFLLNGILTVVLKIEELEKNEKKVADLEKALQEIKASMSSGKMSVKPCAIMDRYAKFLPDHFFDDYKVQLEESIRLIGRLLTLEEDTDHDVALLIQPMVYGNYGKDSYSGSFFSRNIVNGEKKLQGQFFAEKFNEANAEGKDINSIKPEYLKHLQQIAWQLEDYTKDIRNIRFTIEAGRLWLIEQKSVEAKSTISMVQILLDLYNRKIVDAEYVVRAVKPGQLNEILHPVIDIMSTKGMKSSKGGIAGAPGAAVGRVYFTADSLIEAQRSAKLQGMDTRCILCMPATYAGDVKGIEVSTGVISNEGGYSAHASVVARQYGKISLVRPDMKISGKKAVIEGVTINEGDYITLNVPYYGDSTVYFGEAKLIEPDPETSGLLDFISLAKGFLSSFHVRANADSPRDAQLALDFGAEGIGLCRTEHMFFNEKRINAFREMILAPSEAERKKVLDKLQKVQTEDFYGIFKAMDGKEVTIRLLDAPLHEFLPHNDVEFDAFVKYLTAQKKKVSKKELAAEIEKLSEINPMLGHRGCRIAITYPEIYAMQIRAIFEAAYKLKKENVDVRPEIMIPLIMNFRELKQIIYGKKIEGHAYAGIASIADEVKAAVKGGDLEYKVGTMIELPASALSADEIAKYAEFFSFGTNDLTQTTLGLSRDDFNSFMPDYTMYDLIDGNPFAVLDSRVRDLIEIAIQRGKLTRPDLHLGLCGEHGARPENVRFCMEAGLNYVSCSSYSVPIALLSIAQVELENAEKAGIKLEPKAITIRKVSSAKTKSAGKKAAPAKKATAEKKPVEAKKKAASKKASGTKKSK, from the coding sequence GTGAAAATAGCTAATAATATACATTTTTTTAACAGTAAAGAAACAGTAGGCAAAAAAGTTGATAAAAACTTATTGGGTATTAGAGGAAGACAGGCAAATGAGTTTGCAGAGCTAAAGCTCCCCATTTTGCCTGGTATCATAATCGATGCTTCGGTTGTACAGGATATAGGGGATGCAAATATATACTCCGAAATAGCTCCCTATTTAAGCAAATTCGGTGCAGAAGTAAAGAAAACATACGGCGATGATGAATCGCCAATGCTTTTAAAATTGGTTATTTCGCCCAATATGCTTATTACAAGCTATCCCACCCTTCATAACTTCGGTCTTACCAAGGATACGGTAATAGGCTTCCAAGAAAATGTAGGTGAGGATTTTGCTGCAAACGAAGTTCTGTTTTTGCTTAACGGTATTTTAACCGTTGTCCTTAAAATAGAAGAATTGGAAAAAAACGAAAAGAAAGTTGCAGATTTGGAAAAAGCCTTACAGGAAATTAAGGCTTCTATGAGCTCAGGTAAGATGAGTGTTAAACCTTGTGCCATCATGGACAGGTACGCTAAGTTTTTACCGGATCATTTCTTTGATGATTATAAGGTTCAGCTTGAAGAATCTATCCGCCTTATCGGCCGTCTTTTAACCCTTGAAGAAGATACCGATCATGATGTTGCTCTTTTGATTCAGCCCATGGTTTACGGCAACTACGGCAAGGATTCATATTCAGGCTCTTTCTTCAGCCGCAATATCGTAAACGGCGAGAAAAAATTGCAGGGTCAATTCTTTGCAGAAAAATTCAATGAGGCAAATGCTGAAGGTAAGGATATTAACTCCATAAAGCCCGAATACCTAAAGCACCTCCAGCAGATTGCATGGCAGCTTGAAGATTATACAAAGGATATACGAAATATCCGCTTTACTATCGAAGCCGGAAGACTATGGCTTATCGAGCAAAAATCCGTTGAGGCTAAGAGCACAATCTCAATGGTTCAAATCTTGCTTGACTTATACAACAGAAAGATTGTAGATGCCGAATATGTTGTCCGTGCCGTTAAGCCCGGCCAGTTAAACGAGATTTTGCACCCCGTAATCGATATTATGAGTACAAAGGGAATGAAGTCTTCAAAGGGCGGTATTGCGGGAGCTCCCGGTGCTGCCGTAGGAAGGGTCTACTTTACGGCCGACTCCCTTATCGAAGCTCAAAGATCGGCCAAGCTCCAGGGCATGGATACAAGATGTATTCTCTGTATGCCTGCAACCTACGCAGGGGATGTAAAGGGTATTGAAGTTTCTACAGGCGTTATATCGAATGAAGGCGGCTATTCTGCACACGCTTCAGTTGTTGCCCGGCAGTACGGTAAAATATCTTTGGTACGCCCCGATATGAAGATAAGCGGAAAAAAAGCCGTGATTGAGGGTGTTACAATCAACGAAGGCGACTATATTACTCTAAATGTTCCTTATTACGGCGACTCTACTGTTTATTTCGGTGAGGCTAAGCTCATTGAGCCGGATCCCGAAACCTCAGGCCTTTTGGATTTTATAAGCCTTGCAAAGGGCTTCTTATCCAGCTTCCATGTAAGAGCCAATGCCGACAGTCCCCGTGATGCACAGCTTGCCTTGGACTTCGGTGCTGAAGGTATAGGTCTTTGCCGAACCGAACATATGTTCTTTAATGAGAAGAGAATAAATGCTTTCCGAGAAATGATTTTAGCTCCAAGCGAAGCTGAAAGAAAAAAGGTGCTTGATAAACTTCAAAAAGTACAAACGGAAGATTTCTACGGTATCTTTAAGGCTATGGACGGTAAAGAGGTTACTATCCGCTTGTTGGATGCTCCCTTGCACGAATTCCTGCCTCATAATGATGTTGAGTTTGATGCCTTTGTAAAGTACTTGACAGCTCAAAAGAAAAAGGTAAGCAAAAAAGAATTGGCTGCGGAAATTGAAAAACTTTCCGAAATCAACCCCATGCTTGGACACAGAGGCTGCCGAATTGCAATTACCTATCCCGAAATTTATGCTATGCAGATAAGGGCTATTTTTGAAGCTGCATACAAGCTTAAAAAAGAAAATGTTGATGTACGCCCCGAAATTATGATTCCTCTTATCATGAACTTTAGAGAGCTTAAGCAAATCATTTACGGCAAAAAGATAGAAGGTCATGCCTATGCCGGTATAGCTTCTATTGCCGATGAGGTAAAGGCAGCCGTAAAGGGCGGAGACCTTGAATATAAGGTCGGAACAATGATTGAGCTTCCTGCTTCAGCCCTCAGTGCCGACGAGATTGCAAAATATGCAGAGTTCTTCTCTTTCGGAACAAATGACCTGACTCAGACTACCTTGGGTCTTTCGAGGGATGACTTTAACAGCTTTATGCCCGACTACACCATGTATGACCTTATCGACGGAAACCCGTTTGCAGTGCTTGACAGCCGTGTAAGGGACTTAATCGAAATAGCTATTCAGCGCGGAAAACTTACCCGCCCTGATTTGCACCTAGGTCTTTGCGGAGAACACGGAGCCCGTCCCGAAAACGTACGCTTCTGTATGGAAGCGGGATTAAACTACGTTTCATGTTCATCTTATTCCGTACCGATTGCCCTGCTTTCTATTGCACAGGTTGAGCTTGAAAATGCTGAAAAGGCCGGAATAAAACTTGAGCCTAAGGCTATTACCATACGGAAGGTGTCTTCGGCAAAAACTAAATCTGCCGGAAAAAAGGCGGCCCCTGCTAAAAAAGCAACGGCCGAAAAAAAGCCCGTAGAGGCTAAAAAAAAGGCTGCTTCAAAAAAAGCTTCAGGCACAAAAAAATCTAAATAA
- a CDS encoding DUF4954 family protein — protein sequence MAKMQIVKSEDFGYDFIYDKYLPAGKDEYYLRFKQTNKSEHNYRRLNSDEIERLIKNGNSSTDWTKVLVEDPFDTDLITNSLFAGLVRIGSIQNFYLKYHDFTVPVGITNSKIIACDIGENCAIHYCAYLSHYIIGDRVILSRIDEMCTTNHSKFGEGLVKDGENEKVRVTIDTLNEAGGREVYPFYDMITADAFLWARYRDETKLIKRFEEITQNSKDSSRGYYGEVGSDSAIKSCRIIKDVNFGSSVYVKGANKLKNLTVKSTAEEPSQIGEGVELVNGIIGLGSRVFYGVKAVRFVIGNNCELKYGTRLIHSIVGDNSTISCCEVLNALIFPYHEQHHNNSFLVAAMIQGQSNMAAGATVGSNHNTRGNDGEIIAGRGFWPGLSTTLKHNSRFASFVILAKANYPAELDIPFPFSLVLNDAHEDRLEIMPAYYWMYNMYAIERNNKKFLKRDKRITKTQHIETKYLAPDTVAEILNARSLLEKWITAAWIAAGKPPLSIDEILKEKKEEAKKLFIKGENIERSKRTVKIIKAIESYEAYRDMLIWYGVTTFAEYFDKDLEKAKTNIEDFKIPEEFDFNWVNIGGQLIPEKKLDSIKEDIKAGNLNTWQDIHKSYDEAHDAYCRDKAENAYAVLCKIMKVNSLDRILWNTLLDKAAAIRKYIEEQIFYTKNKDYNNHFRDITYRNAEERKAVLGTVEDNALIIESKKDTEYYLSLFEKCKA from the coding sequence ATGGCGAAAATGCAGATCGTAAAATCGGAAGATTTCGGCTATGACTTTATTTATGATAAGTATTTACCGGCCGGTAAAGACGAATATTATCTCAGGTTTAAACAGACAAATAAAAGCGAACATAATTACCGCAGATTAAATTCGGATGAAATAGAACGCCTGATCAAAAACGGAAATTCCAGCACCGACTGGACAAAGGTTCTTGTAGAAGATCCTTTTGATACCGATTTGATAACGAACAGTTTATTTGCCGGTTTAGTCCGAATCGGGTCAATCCAAAATTTCTATTTAAAATACCACGATTTTACGGTCCCGGTAGGCATAACAAACAGCAAGATTATTGCCTGCGATATAGGCGAAAACTGTGCAATTCACTATTGTGCCTACCTTTCCCATTATATAATAGGCGACAGAGTTATTTTGAGCCGGATTGATGAGATGTGTACAACCAATCACTCAAAATTCGGCGAAGGTCTTGTAAAAGACGGTGAAAACGAAAAGGTCCGTGTAACTATAGACACTCTCAATGAGGCCGGCGGAAGAGAGGTTTATCCGTTTTATGATATGATTACGGCTGATGCATTTTTATGGGCAAGGTACAGGGATGAAACAAAGCTCATAAAAAGGTTTGAAGAAATAACCCAAAATTCTAAAGACTCTAGCAGAGGTTATTACGGTGAGGTCGGTTCCGATTCTGCAATAAAAAGCTGCCGCATTATAAAAGATGTTAATTTCGGTTCTTCAGTATACGTTAAAGGAGCAAATAAACTTAAAAACTTGACCGTAAAATCGACGGCCGAAGAACCCTCTCAGATAGGGGAGGGCGTAGAGCTTGTAAACGGTATAATAGGTCTTGGTTCAAGAGTATTTTATGGGGTAAAGGCTGTCCGCTTTGTAATCGGCAATAACTGTGAACTTAAATACGGAACAAGACTGATACATTCGATTGTCGGAGATAACTCTACAATTTCATGCTGCGAGGTTCTAAATGCTCTTATCTTCCCTTATCACGAACAGCATCACAATAATTCTTTTTTGGTTGCCGCTATGATTCAGGGACAGTCCAATATGGCTGCAGGAGCGACTGTCGGTTCCAATCATAACACAAGAGGAAATGACGGCGAGATTATCGCAGGCCGAGGATTTTGGCCGGGGTTGTCTACAACCCTAAAACATAACAGCCGATTTGCTTCCTTTGTTATTTTGGCAAAGGCTAATTATCCGGCCGAACTTGATATTCCTTTTCCGTTTAGTTTAGTTTTAAATGATGCACATGAAGACAGACTTGAAATTATGCCGGCATATTATTGGATGTACAATATGTACGCCATCGAACGCAATAATAAAAAATTTTTAAAAAGGGATAAAAGGATAACAAAAACTCAGCACATTGAAACTAAATATCTTGCCCCCGACACTGTTGCCGAAATTTTAAATGCCCGCTCTCTTCTTGAAAAATGGATAACTGCCGCTTGGATTGCAGCCGGAAAACCTCCTTTAAGTATAGATGAAATTCTTAAAGAAAAAAAAGAAGAGGCAAAAAAACTTTTTATAAAAGGCGAGAATATTGAAAGATCCAAACGCACTGTAAAAATCATCAAGGCTATCGAATCTTATGAGGCCTATCGGGATATGCTTATATGGTACGGAGTTACAACCTTTGCCGAATATTTTGATAAAGATTTAGAAAAAGCTAAAACAAATATTGAGGACTTTAAGATTCCGGAAGAATTTGATTTTAATTGGGTGAACATTGGGGGGCAGCTAATCCCCGAAAAAAAACTCGACTCGATTAAAGAAGATATAAAGGCCGGTAACCTTAATACATGGCAGGATATCCACAAATCCTATGATGAAGCCCATGATGCTTATTGCCGTGATAAGGCGGAAAATGCTTATGCTGTTCTATGTAAAATTATGAAGGTAAATAGTTTAGATAGAATCCTTTGGAATACTCTCTTAGATAAAGCTGCTGCAATAAGAAAATATATTGAAGAACAAATATTCTACACAAAGAATAAGGATTATAATAATCATTTTAGGGATATAACATACCGAAATGCTGAAGAAAGAAAGGCTGTTTTGGGAACTGTTGAAGATAATGCCCTAATTATTGAATCAAAAAAAGACACGGAGTATTATCTGAGCCTTTTTGAAAAATGTAAGGCTTAA
- the cfpA gene encoding cytoplasmic filament protein CfpA, protein MANLDLPQSPNVFHPEKPSAVGSRNSLAQDYRDQQKEVNQLIEEETNKVLHHLTTKLPKEVLERLDVMGGVKEKLYNYFNQNYQNMFNRYMVTAEDEMLKKVRGFIDREEMKVLDRYTPKEIATLLDAVGGADKFNTGEIEKSIVNMYGHLQGHVQRGVNDLETLTNSLLRQKTDVGAFVRGENAYSIVKCAFKDSLYKPKTVTDVKLSVNILDSELISPIFQYQATVEYLIKDLLSNHYMDAIDKEIEKVKDQRIDQGLDELSDGEIVFTKIEKVPGITDDDVENPKSKRYDVVSKQLMERINNLRAEIDPETFDQLNIRENIKKIIDLENIRNRGFNTAINSITSILDTSKMGYQYIENLKNARELILREYDDTDIANLPDERYQIRLKYYDNAQLIAERQAYEVMMSSFETEIQHLWDVVRATYDKSKFMTKLTDFDDLANRYKKFIKRKYKDQSGEPVYEDTAKVWDEISFVKAPETEVEKMNRTYVYEKEKLRKKLIIMRKRMKDLYDYQYPIERRVIEDRLSFLEAEFNKFDYLINPFHLQPGLLLDIDITSIKRKKATLDGMANVLNEFLHGVSKGFADAAFASFSRRRSTVRADIAQSFAGAEDDPKAGEVAGRSQFIDMLNSTPALEAPAAEAVSAPAKRRGPKKGAVKSAKTGSVDAGRGRRKAKSGIKEI, encoded by the coding sequence ATGGCAAATTTAGATCTACCACAGAGCCCTAATGTGTTCCATCCCGAAAAGCCCAGTGCTGTCGGTTCAAGAAACTCATTGGCTCAAGACTATCGTGATCAGCAGAAAGAAGTAAATCAGCTGATTGAAGAAGAAACAAATAAAGTGTTACACCATTTGACCACAAAACTTCCCAAAGAGGTTCTTGAAAGATTAGACGTTATGGGCGGTGTTAAGGAAAAATTGTATAACTACTTTAACCAGAACTACCAGAACATGTTCAACCGATACATGGTAACGGCTGAAGATGAAATGCTCAAAAAGGTTCGCGGATTTATCGATCGGGAAGAAATGAAGGTTTTAGACCGCTATACTCCGAAAGAAATCGCTACCCTTCTTGATGCAGTCGGCGGAGCCGATAAGTTTAACACAGGCGAAATCGAAAAATCGATTGTAAATATGTACGGACACTTACAGGGACATGTACAGCGCGGTGTTAACGATTTGGAAACCTTGACAAACTCATTGTTAAGACAAAAAACGGACGTAGGTGCCTTCGTTCGAGGTGAAAATGCTTACTCAATCGTAAAATGTGCATTTAAGGACAGCCTTTACAAGCCTAAGACTGTAACTGATGTAAAACTTTCAGTAAACATTCTTGATTCCGAGTTAATCAGCCCGATCTTCCAGTATCAGGCAACTGTTGAATATCTTATCAAGGATCTCTTGTCGAATCATTATATGGATGCTATCGATAAGGAAATCGAAAAAGTTAAAGATCAGAGAATCGACCAGGGCTTGGATGAGCTATCGGACGGCGAAATCGTATTTACAAAGATCGAAAAGGTTCCCGGTATTACGGATGATGATGTTGAAAACCCCAAGAGCAAGAGATATGATGTAGTATCCAAGCAGCTTATGGAAAGAATTAACAACTTGAGAGCTGAAATCGATCCCGAAACATTTGATCAGCTTAATATCAGGGAAAATATCAAAAAGATTATCGACCTTGAAAACATCAGAAACCGCGGATTCAACACAGCCATCAACTCGATTACCTCAATCCTTGATACTTCAAAGATGGGATATCAGTACATTGAAAACTTGAAGAATGCCCGTGAACTTATTTTGCGTGAATATGATGACACAGATATCGCTAATCTTCCTGATGAAAGATATCAGATCAGACTCAAGTACTATGACAATGCTCAATTAATTGCAGAAAGACAGGCTTATGAAGTAATGATGAGCTCTTTCGAAACAGAAATTCAGCACTTGTGGGATGTAGTAAGAGCCACTTACGACAAATCCAAGTTTATGACAAAGCTCACAGACTTTGATGATTTGGCAAACAGATACAAGAAATTCATTAAACGAAAGTACAAGGATCAGTCAGGTGAACCCGTATATGAAGACACAGCTAAGGTTTGGGATGAAATCTCCTTTGTTAAGGCTCCCGAAACTGAAGTTGAAAAAATGAACAGAACCTATGTCTACGAAAAAGAAAAGCTCCGCAAGAAGCTTATCATCATGCGCAAGAGAATGAAGGATCTATATGATTATCAGTATCCTATCGAAAGACGCGTTATTGAAGACAGACTTTCGTTCTTAGAAGCCGAATTCAACAAATTCGATTATTTAATCAACCCCTTCCACCTACAGCCGGGACTCTTGCTTGATATCGACATCACATCTATCAAGAGAAAGAAGGCAACCTTGGACGGAATGGCCAACGTGCTTAACGAATTCTTGCACGGTGTATCAAAGGGCTTTGCCGACGCAGCATTTGCTTCGTTCAGCCGCAGACGATCCACAGTTCGAGCCGATATCGCACAGAGCTTTGCCGGTGCCGAGGATGATCCTAAGGCAGGTGAGGTTGCAGGCCGCTCTCAGTTTATCGATATGCTGAACAGCACTCCTGCCCTTGAAGCTCCCGCAGCCGAGGCCGTAAGTGCTCCTGCAAAACGCCGAGGACCTAAAAAGGGTGCTGTTAAGTCAGCAAAAACAGGCTCTGTTGATGCAGGACGAGGCCGACGAAAGGCTAAGTCTGGAATTAAAGAAATTTAA
- a CDS encoding YkgJ family cysteine cluster protein, which translates to MEKETESFKHTKAAEMILLLDRVYKEIEEAEAEWMARCPIKCIDGCGACCIHFEPEIYEVEALYLASWLVFHQRERALQILEGKFNENVMDKENGCLLFDIDNPYHCTVYGGRCLICRLFGYSGDRGKDFSVRWRPCKYLVSMDKNLSASKIKQYSQNDLMDTFGTLPPVMSDFTSRILCFMTEGSSHPIPMREALPAAISKILMLEKYSHNPEFEPDTDPETPPLAS; encoded by the coding sequence ATGGAAAAAGAAACGGAAAGTTTTAAACACACAAAGGCTGCCGAAATGATTTTGCTTTTGGATAGGGTATATAAGGAAATTGAAGAAGCCGAAGCGGAGTGGATGGCTAGGTGTCCAATCAAATGCATTGACGGCTGCGGAGCCTGCTGTATTCATTTTGAACCGGAAATTTATGAAGTCGAAGCTCTTTATCTTGCGTCATGGCTTGTTTTTCATCAAAGAGAAAGAGCCTTACAAATACTTGAAGGGAAATTTAATGAAAATGTTATGGATAAAGAAAACGGGTGTCTTCTTTTTGATATTGATAATCCTTATCATTGCACCGTGTATGGAGGGCGTTGTTTGATATGCCGTCTTTTCGGTTATTCCGGAGATAGAGGCAAAGATTTCTCTGTCCGCTGGCGGCCATGTAAATATCTTGTTTCAATGGATAAGAATCTTTCTGCATCTAAGATTAAGCAATATTCTCAAAATGATTTGATGGATACATTCGGTACTTTGCCCCCGGTAATGAGCGATTTTACTTCAAGAATTTTATGCTTTATGACTGAGGGTTCTTCCCATCCTATTCCGATGCGGGAAGCCTTACCGGCTGCAATTTCTAAAATTCTTATGCTTGAAAAATATTCTCATAATCCTGAATTTGAACCCGATACGGATCCTGAAACGCCTCCTCTTGCATCGTAG